One window of Oncorhynchus kisutch isolate 150728-3 linkage group LG25, Okis_V2, whole genome shotgun sequence genomic DNA carries:
- the LOC109870190 gene encoding histone-lysine N-methyltransferase PRDM9 isoform X2: MITKIISNYRFQEDQVVQSTVMSEEVIVVEWADPGVSEEGCQVQIITDNHSAVFSDSLVQNILVNTVVQGQEEGHQLLDDNDCEECHTSNKDQCDVQGGLSFMLDSPTPMGIPQRALLTLPHGLVVGRSSIPGAGLGVLNQGPAVAPGMHFGPCEGEVTTRERAVASDYSWEVWNSKSESEYIDAARDTHSNWMRYVNCARNEEEGNLIALQYRGIVFFHCCRSIPPGDEFLFWPGGRFIERFRDPSDQIWLRKCTPSEFRTDLSSQVFLCCQCQLTFTTKSYLQKHTEKSHSLDLSPASELSELDNHLSNGNVKADPMSSSSVGELAYRCPQCPKSFKQKGHVQRHMRNVHSKVKPYCCIHCRRCFAQLSCLARHQIRVHGKKKKQEIEEFMSEEVRGKSQPSPDRTQETESSTSDAPPTGTSVLFPCPHCPFSSTVESSLCQHMKSHDQREKVIKMQAFVEVRGESTHKPESPELPSDALHTEPQTDEPAQRGEEANSCSQCGKRFKQKGHFQRHMRAVHSNVRPYCCPQCRKCFAQGYDLARHQLRVHGTKKKRRVVEVRGANLPRPPSDSAWEPEPPSTNDSTTETQTGRAPSQRLRNLRVKSTRSSKAKTKTNAPKQRQISTKKRSHSDPDSDALDMEEKEMEGEAVGEEAQYSCTECQGTYDNPESLRSHQCIQVVVGPPPYSCSTCGVTFKRYTTLKKHKLNKHPKENLRYCCTRCGRFFSQAASLQRHLEAEVCKDIQLSSEAVPCSYCQFSFTEERYLRKHVKRHHPEEYVSQASGLGSGLIPPEQKAVEGGEVHLCFQCGKSYKYVKCFKSHRCFQSVTAKRYLCNDCGKGFSCFYSLKQHQRIHTGEKPYRCSYCEKCFSHSGQLNVHVRIHTGEKPFLCTECGETFRQSGDLKRHERKHTGVKPCTCPECGKSFSRPQSLKAHQLLHNGEKLYKCDQCVKRFSRNYHLTRHHEKMHS, translated from the exons ATGATAACGAAGATTATTAGTAATTACAGGTTTCAAGAAGATCAGGTTGTCCAG TCTACAGTGATGTCTGAAGAAGTGATCGTCGTGGAGTGGGCAGATCCTGGTGTGTCAGAGGAGGGATGCCAAGTCCAAATCATTACAGACAACCACTCTGCAG TGTTCTCTGACAGCTTGGTCCAGAATATATTGGTGAACACTGTGGTACAAGGCCAAGAGGAGGGTCATCAACTACTAGATGACAACG ATTGTGAGGAGTGTCATACCTCCAACAAAGACCAGTGTGATGTCCAAGGTGGTCTGTCCTTCATGCTGGACTCTCCCACTCCAATGGGTATACCCCAGAGGGCCCTCCTCACCCTACCCCATGGGCTGGTGGTAGGCAGGTCCAGTATCCCAGGGGCAGGCCTGGGGGTCCTAAACCAAGGGCCAGCTGTGGCACCAGGAATGCACTTTGGCCCCTGTGAGGGGGAGGTGACTACCAGGGAAAGAGCAGTAGCAAGTGACTATTCCTGGGAG GTCTGGAACAGTAAGAGTGAATCTGAGTACATCGATGCTGCACGAGACACTCATTCCAACTGGATGAG gtatgTTAACTGTGCTCGTAATGAAGAGGAGGGTAATCTCATAGCACTCCAGTACAGGGGGATTGTTTTCTTCCACTGCTGCCGCTCCATCCCCCCAGGAGATGAGTTCCTGTTTTGGCCTGGGGGCAGATTCATCGAAAGGTTTAGGGACCCCTCTGACCAAATCTGGCTCCGAAAGTGCACCCCTTCAG agTTTAGAACAGATTTGTCGTCTCAGGTTTTCCTCTGCTGTCAGTGCCAGCTTACTTTCACCACCAAGTCCTACCTTCAAAAACATACAGAGAAATCACACTCTCTGGACCTATCACCTGCGTCTGAACTGAGTGAGCTTGACAATCACCTTTCTAACGGCAATGTAAAGGCAGACCCGATGTCGTCGTCCTCTGTAGGGGAGTTGGCCTACCGGTGCCCTCAGTGTCCTAAGAGCTTTAAGCAGAAGGGCCACGTCCAGAGACACATGCGAAATGTCCACTCCAAGGTGAAACCGTACTGCTGCATCCATTGTAGGAGGTGTTTCGCTCAGCTGTCTTGTCTGGCCAGACACCAGATACGAGTTCATGGAAAGAAGAAGAAGCAGGAAATAGAAGAGTTTATGTCTGAAGAGGTCAGAGGGAAGAGTCAGCCATCCCCTGACAGGACCCAGGAAACAGAGTCCTCCACCTCCGATGCTCCACCTACAGGGACCTCTGTCTTATTCCCGTGTCCTCACTGCCCATTCTCTTCTACTGTGGAAAGCAGCCTTTGTCAGCACATGAAGAGCCATGACCAAAGGGAAAAGGTCATCAAAATGCAGGCTTTTGtagaggtcagaggagagagcACCCATAAACCTGAATCCCCAGAACTCCCCTCTGATGCTCTACATACAGAGCCCCAGACAGATGAGCCGGCACAAAGAGGTGAGGAGGCCAACAGCTGCTCTCAGTGTGGGAAGCGCTTTAAACAGAAGGGCCACTTTCAAAGACACATGCGAGCTGTCCACTCCAACGTCAGACCCTACTGCTGCCCCCAGTGCAGGAAGTGTTTTGCTCAGGGGTATGACCTGGCGAGGCACCAGCTACGAGTTCACGGAACGAAGAAGAAGCGTCGAGTAGTAGAGGTCAGAGGGGCGAATCTGCCCCGGCCGCCCTCTGACAGCGCCTGGGAACCGGAGCCCCCCTCCACCAATGATTCAACTACAGAGACCCAGACTGGAAGAGCTCCCTCTCAGAGACTAAGGAACCTCAGAGTAAAGTCCACCAGGTCCTCTAAAGCCAAAACTAAGACAAACGcaccaaaacaaagacaaatcAGTACCAAGAAGAGATCGCATTCAGATCCTGATTCAGATGCTCTGgacatggaggagaaggagatggagggagaggctgTTGGAGAGGAGGCCCAGTACAGCTGCACTGAGTGTCAGGGAACCTACgacaacccagagtctctcagatcCCATCAGTGCATCCAGGTCGTGGTGGGGCCGCCGCCGTATTCTTGCTCTACATGTGGGGTTACCTTCAAACGGTACACCACCCTGAAGAAGCACAAGCTCAACAAGCACCCGAAGGAAAATCTGCGTTATTGCTGCACCCGCTGTGGAAGGTTCTTCAGTCAGGCTGCCAGTCTACAGCGCCACCTGGAGGCAGAAGTATGTAAGGACATCCAGCTGAGCTCTGAAGCTGTCCCCTGCTCCTACTGCCAATTCTCCTTCACCGAGGAGAGGTACCTCCGGAAGCACGTTAAGAGACACCACCCTGAGGAGTATGTCTCTCAAGCCTCAGGCCTGGGCTCAGGCCTCATTCCGCCAGAGCAGAAGGCcgtggaggggggagaggtcCACCTCTGctttcagtgtgggaagagctacAAGTATGTCAAATGCTTCAAATCTCACAGGTGTTTCCAGTCAGTCACAGCCAAACGGTACTTGTGCAATGACTGTGGGAAAGGTTTCTCTTGTTTCTACAGCCTTAAGCAGCATCAGCGGATTCACACGGGAGAGAAGCCATACCGCTGTTCTTATTGCGAGAAGTGTTTTAGCCACTCTGGACAGCTGAATGTGCACGTGaggatacacacaggggagaagcctttcctGTGTACAGAGTGTGGAGAGACCTTCCGTCAGTCTGGGGATCTGAAGCGTCATGAGAGAAAACACACTGGGGTGAAACCATGTACCTGTCCTGAATGTGGGAAAAGCTTCAGTCGACCTCAGAGTCTGAAAGCTCACCAGCTGCTGCACAACGGAGAGAAACTGTACAAGTGTGATCAGTGTGTCAAAAGGTTTTCACGAAATTATCACCTGACGAGACACCATGAAAAGATGCACTCATAA
- the LOC109870190 gene encoding histone-lysine N-methyltransferase PRDM9 isoform X1: protein MITKIISNYRFQEDQVVQSTVMSEEVIVVEWADPGVSEEGCQVQIITDNHSAVFSDSLVQNILVNTVVQGQEEGHQLLDDNGNDLYCEECHTSNKDQCDVQGGLSFMLDSPTPMGIPQRALLTLPHGLVVGRSSIPGAGLGVLNQGPAVAPGMHFGPCEGEVTTRERAVASDYSWEVWNSKSESEYIDAARDTHSNWMRYVNCARNEEEGNLIALQYRGIVFFHCCRSIPPGDEFLFWPGGRFIERFRDPSDQIWLRKCTPSEFRTDLSSQVFLCCQCQLTFTTKSYLQKHTEKSHSLDLSPASELSELDNHLSNGNVKADPMSSSSVGELAYRCPQCPKSFKQKGHVQRHMRNVHSKVKPYCCIHCRRCFAQLSCLARHQIRVHGKKKKQEIEEFMSEEVRGKSQPSPDRTQETESSTSDAPPTGTSVLFPCPHCPFSSTVESSLCQHMKSHDQREKVIKMQAFVEVRGESTHKPESPELPSDALHTEPQTDEPAQRGEEANSCSQCGKRFKQKGHFQRHMRAVHSNVRPYCCPQCRKCFAQGYDLARHQLRVHGTKKKRRVVEVRGANLPRPPSDSAWEPEPPSTNDSTTETQTGRAPSQRLRNLRVKSTRSSKAKTKTNAPKQRQISTKKRSHSDPDSDALDMEEKEMEGEAVGEEAQYSCTECQGTYDNPESLRSHQCIQVVVGPPPYSCSTCGVTFKRYTTLKKHKLNKHPKENLRYCCTRCGRFFSQAASLQRHLEAEVCKDIQLSSEAVPCSYCQFSFTEERYLRKHVKRHHPEEYVSQASGLGSGLIPPEQKAVEGGEVHLCFQCGKSYKYVKCFKSHRCFQSVTAKRYLCNDCGKGFSCFYSLKQHQRIHTGEKPYRCSYCEKCFSHSGQLNVHVRIHTGEKPFLCTECGETFRQSGDLKRHERKHTGVKPCTCPECGKSFSRPQSLKAHQLLHNGEKLYKCDQCVKRFSRNYHLTRHHEKMHS, encoded by the exons ATGATAACGAAGATTATTAGTAATTACAGGTTTCAAGAAGATCAGGTTGTCCAG TCTACAGTGATGTCTGAAGAAGTGATCGTCGTGGAGTGGGCAGATCCTGGTGTGTCAGAGGAGGGATGCCAAGTCCAAATCATTACAGACAACCACTCTGCAG TGTTCTCTGACAGCTTGGTCCAGAATATATTGGTGAACACTGTGGTACAAGGCCAAGAGGAGGGTCATCAACTACTAGATGACAACGGTAATGACCTCT ATTGTGAGGAGTGTCATACCTCCAACAAAGACCAGTGTGATGTCCAAGGTGGTCTGTCCTTCATGCTGGACTCTCCCACTCCAATGGGTATACCCCAGAGGGCCCTCCTCACCCTACCCCATGGGCTGGTGGTAGGCAGGTCCAGTATCCCAGGGGCAGGCCTGGGGGTCCTAAACCAAGGGCCAGCTGTGGCACCAGGAATGCACTTTGGCCCCTGTGAGGGGGAGGTGACTACCAGGGAAAGAGCAGTAGCAAGTGACTATTCCTGGGAG GTCTGGAACAGTAAGAGTGAATCTGAGTACATCGATGCTGCACGAGACACTCATTCCAACTGGATGAG gtatgTTAACTGTGCTCGTAATGAAGAGGAGGGTAATCTCATAGCACTCCAGTACAGGGGGATTGTTTTCTTCCACTGCTGCCGCTCCATCCCCCCAGGAGATGAGTTCCTGTTTTGGCCTGGGGGCAGATTCATCGAAAGGTTTAGGGACCCCTCTGACCAAATCTGGCTCCGAAAGTGCACCCCTTCAG agTTTAGAACAGATTTGTCGTCTCAGGTTTTCCTCTGCTGTCAGTGCCAGCTTACTTTCACCACCAAGTCCTACCTTCAAAAACATACAGAGAAATCACACTCTCTGGACCTATCACCTGCGTCTGAACTGAGTGAGCTTGACAATCACCTTTCTAACGGCAATGTAAAGGCAGACCCGATGTCGTCGTCCTCTGTAGGGGAGTTGGCCTACCGGTGCCCTCAGTGTCCTAAGAGCTTTAAGCAGAAGGGCCACGTCCAGAGACACATGCGAAATGTCCACTCCAAGGTGAAACCGTACTGCTGCATCCATTGTAGGAGGTGTTTCGCTCAGCTGTCTTGTCTGGCCAGACACCAGATACGAGTTCATGGAAAGAAGAAGAAGCAGGAAATAGAAGAGTTTATGTCTGAAGAGGTCAGAGGGAAGAGTCAGCCATCCCCTGACAGGACCCAGGAAACAGAGTCCTCCACCTCCGATGCTCCACCTACAGGGACCTCTGTCTTATTCCCGTGTCCTCACTGCCCATTCTCTTCTACTGTGGAAAGCAGCCTTTGTCAGCACATGAAGAGCCATGACCAAAGGGAAAAGGTCATCAAAATGCAGGCTTTTGtagaggtcagaggagagagcACCCATAAACCTGAATCCCCAGAACTCCCCTCTGATGCTCTACATACAGAGCCCCAGACAGATGAGCCGGCACAAAGAGGTGAGGAGGCCAACAGCTGCTCTCAGTGTGGGAAGCGCTTTAAACAGAAGGGCCACTTTCAAAGACACATGCGAGCTGTCCACTCCAACGTCAGACCCTACTGCTGCCCCCAGTGCAGGAAGTGTTTTGCTCAGGGGTATGACCTGGCGAGGCACCAGCTACGAGTTCACGGAACGAAGAAGAAGCGTCGAGTAGTAGAGGTCAGAGGGGCGAATCTGCCCCGGCCGCCCTCTGACAGCGCCTGGGAACCGGAGCCCCCCTCCACCAATGATTCAACTACAGAGACCCAGACTGGAAGAGCTCCCTCTCAGAGACTAAGGAACCTCAGAGTAAAGTCCACCAGGTCCTCTAAAGCCAAAACTAAGACAAACGcaccaaaacaaagacaaatcAGTACCAAGAAGAGATCGCATTCAGATCCTGATTCAGATGCTCTGgacatggaggagaaggagatggagggagaggctgTTGGAGAGGAGGCCCAGTACAGCTGCACTGAGTGTCAGGGAACCTACgacaacccagagtctctcagatcCCATCAGTGCATCCAGGTCGTGGTGGGGCCGCCGCCGTATTCTTGCTCTACATGTGGGGTTACCTTCAAACGGTACACCACCCTGAAGAAGCACAAGCTCAACAAGCACCCGAAGGAAAATCTGCGTTATTGCTGCACCCGCTGTGGAAGGTTCTTCAGTCAGGCTGCCAGTCTACAGCGCCACCTGGAGGCAGAAGTATGTAAGGACATCCAGCTGAGCTCTGAAGCTGTCCCCTGCTCCTACTGCCAATTCTCCTTCACCGAGGAGAGGTACCTCCGGAAGCACGTTAAGAGACACCACCCTGAGGAGTATGTCTCTCAAGCCTCAGGCCTGGGCTCAGGCCTCATTCCGCCAGAGCAGAAGGCcgtggaggggggagaggtcCACCTCTGctttcagtgtgggaagagctacAAGTATGTCAAATGCTTCAAATCTCACAGGTGTTTCCAGTCAGTCACAGCCAAACGGTACTTGTGCAATGACTGTGGGAAAGGTTTCTCTTGTTTCTACAGCCTTAAGCAGCATCAGCGGATTCACACGGGAGAGAAGCCATACCGCTGTTCTTATTGCGAGAAGTGTTTTAGCCACTCTGGACAGCTGAATGTGCACGTGaggatacacacaggggagaagcctttcctGTGTACAGAGTGTGGAGAGACCTTCCGTCAGTCTGGGGATCTGAAGCGTCATGAGAGAAAACACACTGGGGTGAAACCATGTACCTGTCCTGAATGTGGGAAAAGCTTCAGTCGACCTCAGAGTCTGAAAGCTCACCAGCTGCTGCACAACGGAGAGAAACTGTACAAGTGTGATCAGTGTGTCAAAAGGTTTTCACGAAATTATCACCTGACGAGACACCATGAAAAGATGCACTCATAA
- the LOC109870190 gene encoding histone-lysine N-methyltransferase PRDM9 isoform X3 gives MESTVMSEEVIVVEWADPGVSEEGCQVQIITDNHSAVFSDSLVQNILVNTVVQGQEEGHQLLDDNGNDLYCEECHTSNKDQCDVQGGLSFMLDSPTPMGIPQRALLTLPHGLVVGRSSIPGAGLGVLNQGPAVAPGMHFGPCEGEVTTRERAVASDYSWEVWNSKSESEYIDAARDTHSNWMRYVNCARNEEEGNLIALQYRGIVFFHCCRSIPPGDEFLFWPGGRFIERFRDPSDQIWLRKCTPSEFRTDLSSQVFLCCQCQLTFTTKSYLQKHTEKSHSLDLSPASELSELDNHLSNGNVKADPMSSSSVGELAYRCPQCPKSFKQKGHVQRHMRNVHSKVKPYCCIHCRRCFAQLSCLARHQIRVHGKKKKQEIEEFMSEEVRGKSQPSPDRTQETESSTSDAPPTGTSVLFPCPHCPFSSTVESSLCQHMKSHDQREKVIKMQAFVEVRGESTHKPESPELPSDALHTEPQTDEPAQRGEEANSCSQCGKRFKQKGHFQRHMRAVHSNVRPYCCPQCRKCFAQGYDLARHQLRVHGTKKKRRVVEVRGANLPRPPSDSAWEPEPPSTNDSTTETQTGRAPSQRLRNLRVKSTRSSKAKTKTNAPKQRQISTKKRSHSDPDSDALDMEEKEMEGEAVGEEAQYSCTECQGTYDNPESLRSHQCIQVVVGPPPYSCSTCGVTFKRYTTLKKHKLNKHPKENLRYCCTRCGRFFSQAASLQRHLEAEVCKDIQLSSEAVPCSYCQFSFTEERYLRKHVKRHHPEEYVSQASGLGSGLIPPEQKAVEGGEVHLCFQCGKSYKYVKCFKSHRCFQSVTAKRYLCNDCGKGFSCFYSLKQHQRIHTGEKPYRCSYCEKCFSHSGQLNVHVRIHTGEKPFLCTECGETFRQSGDLKRHERKHTGVKPCTCPECGKSFSRPQSLKAHQLLHNGEKLYKCDQCVKRFSRNYHLTRHHEKMHS, from the exons ATGGAGTCTACAGTGATGTCTGAAGAAGTGATCGTCGTGGAGTGGGCAGATCCTGGTGTGTCAGAGGAGGGATGCCAAGTCCAAATCATTACAGACAACCACTCTGCAG TGTTCTCTGACAGCTTGGTCCAGAATATATTGGTGAACACTGTGGTACAAGGCCAAGAGGAGGGTCATCAACTACTAGATGACAACGGTAATGACCTCT ATTGTGAGGAGTGTCATACCTCCAACAAAGACCAGTGTGATGTCCAAGGTGGTCTGTCCTTCATGCTGGACTCTCCCACTCCAATGGGTATACCCCAGAGGGCCCTCCTCACCCTACCCCATGGGCTGGTGGTAGGCAGGTCCAGTATCCCAGGGGCAGGCCTGGGGGTCCTAAACCAAGGGCCAGCTGTGGCACCAGGAATGCACTTTGGCCCCTGTGAGGGGGAGGTGACTACCAGGGAAAGAGCAGTAGCAAGTGACTATTCCTGGGAG GTCTGGAACAGTAAGAGTGAATCTGAGTACATCGATGCTGCACGAGACACTCATTCCAACTGGATGAG gtatgTTAACTGTGCTCGTAATGAAGAGGAGGGTAATCTCATAGCACTCCAGTACAGGGGGATTGTTTTCTTCCACTGCTGCCGCTCCATCCCCCCAGGAGATGAGTTCCTGTTTTGGCCTGGGGGCAGATTCATCGAAAGGTTTAGGGACCCCTCTGACCAAATCTGGCTCCGAAAGTGCACCCCTTCAG agTTTAGAACAGATTTGTCGTCTCAGGTTTTCCTCTGCTGTCAGTGCCAGCTTACTTTCACCACCAAGTCCTACCTTCAAAAACATACAGAGAAATCACACTCTCTGGACCTATCACCTGCGTCTGAACTGAGTGAGCTTGACAATCACCTTTCTAACGGCAATGTAAAGGCAGACCCGATGTCGTCGTCCTCTGTAGGGGAGTTGGCCTACCGGTGCCCTCAGTGTCCTAAGAGCTTTAAGCAGAAGGGCCACGTCCAGAGACACATGCGAAATGTCCACTCCAAGGTGAAACCGTACTGCTGCATCCATTGTAGGAGGTGTTTCGCTCAGCTGTCTTGTCTGGCCAGACACCAGATACGAGTTCATGGAAAGAAGAAGAAGCAGGAAATAGAAGAGTTTATGTCTGAAGAGGTCAGAGGGAAGAGTCAGCCATCCCCTGACAGGACCCAGGAAACAGAGTCCTCCACCTCCGATGCTCCACCTACAGGGACCTCTGTCTTATTCCCGTGTCCTCACTGCCCATTCTCTTCTACTGTGGAAAGCAGCCTTTGTCAGCACATGAAGAGCCATGACCAAAGGGAAAAGGTCATCAAAATGCAGGCTTTTGtagaggtcagaggagagagcACCCATAAACCTGAATCCCCAGAACTCCCCTCTGATGCTCTACATACAGAGCCCCAGACAGATGAGCCGGCACAAAGAGGTGAGGAGGCCAACAGCTGCTCTCAGTGTGGGAAGCGCTTTAAACAGAAGGGCCACTTTCAAAGACACATGCGAGCTGTCCACTCCAACGTCAGACCCTACTGCTGCCCCCAGTGCAGGAAGTGTTTTGCTCAGGGGTATGACCTGGCGAGGCACCAGCTACGAGTTCACGGAACGAAGAAGAAGCGTCGAGTAGTAGAGGTCAGAGGGGCGAATCTGCCCCGGCCGCCCTCTGACAGCGCCTGGGAACCGGAGCCCCCCTCCACCAATGATTCAACTACAGAGACCCAGACTGGAAGAGCTCCCTCTCAGAGACTAAGGAACCTCAGAGTAAAGTCCACCAGGTCCTCTAAAGCCAAAACTAAGACAAACGcaccaaaacaaagacaaatcAGTACCAAGAAGAGATCGCATTCAGATCCTGATTCAGATGCTCTGgacatggaggagaaggagatggagggagaggctgTTGGAGAGGAGGCCCAGTACAGCTGCACTGAGTGTCAGGGAACCTACgacaacccagagtctctcagatcCCATCAGTGCATCCAGGTCGTGGTGGGGCCGCCGCCGTATTCTTGCTCTACATGTGGGGTTACCTTCAAACGGTACACCACCCTGAAGAAGCACAAGCTCAACAAGCACCCGAAGGAAAATCTGCGTTATTGCTGCACCCGCTGTGGAAGGTTCTTCAGTCAGGCTGCCAGTCTACAGCGCCACCTGGAGGCAGAAGTATGTAAGGACATCCAGCTGAGCTCTGAAGCTGTCCCCTGCTCCTACTGCCAATTCTCCTTCACCGAGGAGAGGTACCTCCGGAAGCACGTTAAGAGACACCACCCTGAGGAGTATGTCTCTCAAGCCTCAGGCCTGGGCTCAGGCCTCATTCCGCCAGAGCAGAAGGCcgtggaggggggagaggtcCACCTCTGctttcagtgtgggaagagctacAAGTATGTCAAATGCTTCAAATCTCACAGGTGTTTCCAGTCAGTCACAGCCAAACGGTACTTGTGCAATGACTGTGGGAAAGGTTTCTCTTGTTTCTACAGCCTTAAGCAGCATCAGCGGATTCACACGGGAGAGAAGCCATACCGCTGTTCTTATTGCGAGAAGTGTTTTAGCCACTCTGGACAGCTGAATGTGCACGTGaggatacacacaggggagaagcctttcctGTGTACAGAGTGTGGAGAGACCTTCCGTCAGTCTGGGGATCTGAAGCGTCATGAGAGAAAACACACTGGGGTGAAACCATGTACCTGTCCTGAATGTGGGAAAAGCTTCAGTCGACCTCAGAGTCTGAAAGCTCACCAGCTGCTGCACAACGGAGAGAAACTGTACAAGTGTGATCAGTGTGTCAAAAGGTTTTCACGAAATTATCACCTGACGAGACACCATGAAAAGATGCACTCATAA